In the genome of Armatimonadota bacterium, the window ACCTCGCCCGCAGGGCCCGCTGCTGACCTGCTCGGGAGTCCGAGTCCCGCCAAACAGACCGCGAGGAGAATGCCTACCCATGCCTTTCCCCGCACCCTCATCCCCTCCTTCCTCACCCGAGTACCGGCCGGGCGCCCACGGACGCCCGGTACCTCCTCGCCGCCTCCGAGAAGGGCACCGGACCCACCGTGGCCCGGATCTCCACCGGGACCTCCGGGTCTTCCTCGTCCCCCCTGCCTCCCTCCCCCCAGATCACCACCACCTCCGTGCCGGGTTCTGCGAACTCCCGATCCACCACCCCCACGGTGAGGATCGCATGTTCGTTTGCGCTGTACGCGCCGAAGGAAGAGAATCCGATCCAGGTTCCCGCCTGGCTCACCACTTTGTCGTAGTGCCACGTGGCGTATCCTACCAAAGGCAGGTCGATGAACCTTCCCCGGGTTCCTCCCTCGAAGAGCGGCCGGAAGATCTTCTGGAGCACGTCCTCTTTATTCCAGACCAGGGTCACCTTCTTCCGCCGGGGGTCCCTTGCCTTCTCCTCCAGGGCCTCCTTGCCGACAAAATCGTGGTCGAATTTCACCAGGTGCCCGTAGCCCAGATCCCAAGGGGTGAGGTAGTACTCCTCGATCCGCGTCCCCCAAAAGCTCCCCCCCAGGCTCCCCGTGGCCTCCAGGCTGTCCGCGGAAAGCCACTCCCGATAGGGCCGAAGCCGCTCTCCCGTGTAGATGGCCGGAACCGGAAGGGGGACCCATCCGGTCTCCACGATGCTCACGAGGTAGGCCCGATGCCCCGCTTCCCGCAATCCGAACTCTTGTCCGGCCTCGAGGATGGTGGCCTTCACTTCCTCCGCCTCCTCCCAAGGCCCGAAGATCTCCATCCCCGCCACCCCCGCCATCCCGTGGTGCAGGGCCCATGCGGTTCGGTTCCCGATGCGGATGCTCCCGAAATGGAAGAACGGGATTTCCGGGAGGGGTCCCCCGTTCAGCTTCTCCAGAAGCTTCGGCGCGTTCGGCCCCTGCAGCTGGAAGCGGTACAGCTTCCGTCGGCCGCTCGGATTAAACGAGCTCCGCTCGTCCCGCTCCACGGTGACGTTGAACGTTCCGGACTCCGCGTGGAACTGCACCCAGTTCAGGGCAGGCGGCCTCGCCACGAGCTTGAAGAGGTCCTTCTCCAGGTAAAACAGCACCGCATCACGGATCACATATCCCTCATCGTTGCAGACGAGGAGCTGCTTCGCCCGCCCCGGCGCGAAGTTCTGAAACGTGTTCACCCCGAGCCAGCGGAGCAACGACAGGGCGTCGGGGCCTTTGAGGAACAGGTTCGTCATGTGGTGCGACTGATCGAACAGCGCCACGGTGGTCCGCCACGCCTTCGTCTCCTCAAACCACCCCGAGACCTGCGCGGGCACCCGGGAGAACTCGCCGAAGGTGGACCCCGTCCTCCTCGCGGGGTTGTTTCTCCTCAGCAAGGAAACGACATCGTAGCCCGCCTCGCGCAGAAGATCCTCCAAGCTTCTCCGTCCCTCCGGCTGCATCCTGTCCCCTCCCATGGACTCGGCCTTACGGCCACGGGCCCTGTATGCCCGTACATTCCACCAGGGATGCGGGCATGTACGTGTTCCACGCGTTCCATCCGCGCAAGCGGTAGTCCTCCTCCTCCCACCGGATGGGCTCCCGATCCAGATCGCGCTGGTAATCTCCGGTGAACAGCTCCAGCCGGTTCCCGCTGGGATCCCGGATGTACATACAGAAGGCGTTGCTCAGGTTGTGCCGCGTGGGGCCCAGCTCGATCCGCTCCGACATCCCGCACCGGCTGAGCCGATTGGCGAAGTACGCCAGGTCGTTCCAGTCCGCCACGTAGTAGGCCACATGGTGAAGGCCTGGGGAATTCCCCGTGGCCAGTGCCACGTCGTGGGTCGCCGGCCTCCGGCGCAGGAAGGCACTCCGAATCCGCTCCCCGGAGGTCACGTAGGCGAAGGCCCGGAACCCCAGGGTCCGCTCCCAGTAGGACAGGTGGCCCTCCGGGTCCGGGGTCCGGAGGTGGATGTGGTCGATGCGGAGGGGCCGGGAGCCCGGCGGATGGTCAAGGTGCCGGGTTGGAAGATGGGGCCTGTGACGTGCATCGTACAGAGGGATCTCCTCCATCTCGTGCACGAACTCCACGGGGAATCCCTCCGGAGTCCGTGCTCTCAGCGCTTCCCCTTGCCCGGGCTCCTGCCCCGCAGGCACCCGGTGAACCGGCAATCCCAGGGATCGATGGAGCGCTTCGAGCTCTTCCAGGAATGCCGGAGAGGAGACCCGGAACGCGCAATGGCCGAGTCCGGGAGCGGATGCTGGGGTCAGCCGGAGCGACCACAGATCGAATTCCTCCGATGCCCTCAGGTAGAGGCCGCCTTCCACCCGGAGCGCTTCCGTAAACCCCAGGACCTCCACGTAAAAGCGCCGGGCGAACTCGAGATCCGTCACCCGCAGTTCCACGTGGGCAAGCCGGAGGATCATGCGCGGCTCCTTGCGAGGGTTCGTCCGGACCCAGGGTTCCTTCTCACCGCCCCTTCCCCGCCCTACAGCATTTTGAAGCCGGGTTGTGCACAGAAGTCAAGAAACCCCGCCCGCGGGGGTGGGGGAACCCTCTGCGAGCGCGTTAGACCCGGTCCCTTCCCGGGGACTCCAGGATCCTCTTGCAGGAAGTCCCGGAGCAGAAGTACAGTAGCAGTAAACCGAAACGCGACCTTCGGGGCAGGGTGAGCCGGCCGCAGCGTCGGCGATTCCCGACCGGCGGTGAGCGTCTTTTGGACGCGAGCCCGCGACCCGCGCACGGTCCGAGGCGCGGTGGACGCCGGTGAGCCGCAAGGGCGGCGAGTCCGGGGCCGACGGTACAGTCCGGATGGGAGAAGGTCGGGCAAAACCGGAAGCCTGCTGCCTGCCTGCCGGTTTTCCCTGCGCCCGGAGGTCCCTGCCTTCGGGCGCTGATGCTTGACGATCCCTACTGGATGCAGCGGGCGCTCGCCCTGGCCCGTCTCGCACAGGGCCGCACGAGCCCTAACCCCCTCGTGGGCGCGGTGGTGGTGCGGGAGGGGCAGGAGGTGGGCTGCGGGTACCACGCCGCCCCCGGAAGCCCGCACGCGGAAGCGGTGGCCCTCTCCACGGCCGGCCCCCTCGCCCGGGGCGCCACCCTGTACGTGAACCTGGAACCCTGCAACCACCACGGCCGCACCCCTCCCTGCACGGAGGCCATCCTGGCCGCAGGGATCAGGCGGGTGGTGGTGGCCCACGAGGATCCGGACCCCCGGGTTCGGGGAAGCGGCATCGCCCGGCTGCGCGCGGCCGGGGTGGAGGTGGAGGTGGGGGTGCTGGAAGAGGAGGCCCGCCGGCTCAACGCCGCGTATCTCAAGCACCGCACCACCGGGCTTCCCCTCGTGACCGTGAAGTGGGCCATGTCCCTGGACGGCCGCATCGCCACCCGCACGGGTTCCTCCCGCTGGATCACGGGCCCGCAGGCCCGGGAAGAGGCCCACCGGCTGCGCAACATCCACGACGCGGTGCTGGTGGGCATCGGAACCGCGCTGCGCGATGACCCCGCCCTCACCTGCCGGATTCCGGGCGGAAGGGATCCCCTCCGGGTGGTGGCTGACAGCCGCCTGCGTCTGCCCCCTCATGCTCGGATGCTGCGGGAAGGGAGTTCCCCCGTGGTGGTGGCCACCACGGCACGGGCTCATCCCGAGCGGGCAGAAGCCCTCCGGCGTGCCGGGGCGGAGGTGTGGGTGTGCGAGGAGGAGGTCGGACGGGTCTCGCTGCGGGATCTCCTGAAGCGGCTTGCGGATCGCGGGGTGCTGAGCGTGCTGGTGGAGGGCGGGAGCACCCTGCATGCCGCGGTGCTCCAAGCCGGGCTTGCGGACCGGATCGTGGCCTTCATCGCACCGGTGCTGATCGGAGGACGCGAGGCCCCGGGCCCGGTGGGTGGTGCGGGCGTCGCGGAGATCGCGCAGGCCCTGCGGCTCCGTGCCCTCACGGTGCGGCCCGTGGGGCCGGACCTTTGCGTAGAGGCGGAGGTGGGTGGGGCTTTGCCCGTGCAGACGGCCGCCGTGGGACGTCGGGGGCGGTGATGTTTACCGGGATCGTGGAGGAAGTGGGCCGCATCGCGGACCGCGCCGGAAACCGCCTGTGGATCCGGGCGGAGCGGGTGGTCGGCGACCTCGGGGTGGGCTCCAGCATCGCGGTGGACGGGGTGTGCCTCACCGTGGTGGATCTCCGTCCCCCCGCGTTCGCCGTGGACCTGAGCCCCGCCACCCTGCACCGCACCACCCTGGGCCTGCGGCAGCCCGGGGATCCGGTGAACCTGGAGCGGCCTTTACTGGCCACGGGGAGGGTCGGCGGGCACTTCGTGCAGGGGCACGTGGACGGGGTGGGGCAGGTGGTGGGCCTGCGGCGGGAGGGGGAATCCGCGTGGATGGAGCTCACCGCCCCCCCGGAGGTGGCCCGGTACCTCGTGCCCCGGGGATCCGTGGCGGTGGACGGGGTGAGCCTCACGGTGGCGGACGCGGGGGAGGAGGCCTTCTCCGTATGCCTCATCCCGTACACCCTGCGCCACACCACCCTGGGGGAGCGGCGTCCCGGGGATCCCGTGAACCTGGAGGCGGACATTTTGGCCAAGTACGTGGAGCAGCTCCTGCGCGCCTGGAGGGAGAGGGGATGAGCGAACCATGGATTTCCGTGGAGGAGGCCGCCCGACGGATCGGGCGGGGAGAGCTCGTGGTGGTGGTGGACGACGAGGACCGGGAGAACGAGGGAGATCTGGTGCTCGCCGCCTCCCACGCCACCCCCCAGGCCGTGAACTTCATGCTGCGGGAAGGCCGGGGATTGCTGTGTGCCCCCCTCACCCGGGAGCGGGCCCAGGCCCTTCACCTCCCGCCCATGACCGCGGAGAACACCAGCAAGTTCGGGACCGCCTTCACCGTCTCCGTGAGCGCCCGCCGGGGCGTCAGCACCGGGGTCTCCGCCTACGACCGCGCCACCACCCTGCGGGCCCTGGCGGATCCCGCCACCCGGCCGGAGGACCTGGACCGGCCCGGCCATGTCTTCCCCTTGGTGGCCCGAGAGGGCGGGGTCCTGGAGCGGCAGGGGCACACGGAGGCCGCGGTGGAACTGGTGCGGCTTGCGGGGCTGCCACCCGTGGCCGCCATCTGTGAGATCCTCGCCCCGGACGGCCGCATGGCCCGCCTGCCGGAGCTGGTGGATTTCTGCACGCGTCACGGACTGGGGGTTCTGCGGGTGGCGGACCTCGTGCGGTGGCGGCTGGAGCGGGAGTGCGTGGTGGAGCCCGTGGCGGAGACGCGGATTCCCGCCCACGGGGTGACCTGGAAGCTCGTGGCCTTCGCCCACCGGTACACGGATCAGACGCACCTGGCCTTGGTGCTGGGCGAGGTTTCCGGTGCCGAGCCCGTGCTGGTGCGGCTGCACTCGGAGTGCACCACGGGGGACGTGTTCGGGTCGTGGCGGTGCGACTGCGGGGCACAGCTCGCCGCGTCCCTCGAACGGATCGCGGCCGCAGGGAGTGGGGTGGTGGTGTACCTGCGGCAGGAGGGTCGGGGGATCGGGCTTGTGAACAAGGTGCGGGCGTACGCGCTGCAGGACCTGGGGCACGACACCGTGGAGGCCAACCTGGTTTTGGGCTTCCCGCCGGACGCCCGGGATCACTTGGTGGGGGCCCAGATCCTGCGACGGCTGGGGGTCCGGAGGGTGCGGCTGCTGACCAACAACCCCGCCAAGGTGGAGGCGGTACAGCGGGGCGGGATCGAGG includes:
- a CDS encoding aminomethyl transferase family protein — encoded protein: MQPEGRRSLEDLLREAGYDVVSLLRRNNPARRTGSTFGEFSRVPAQVSGWFEETKAWRTTVALFDQSHHMTNLFLKGPDALSLLRWLGVNTFQNFAPGRAKQLLVCNDEGYVIRDAVLFYLEKDLFKLVARPPALNWVQFHAESGTFNVTVERDERSSFNPSGRRKLYRFQLQGPNAPKLLEKLNGGPLPEIPFFHFGSIRIGNRTAWALHHGMAGVAGMEIFGPWEEAEEVKATILEAGQEFGLREAGHRAYLVSIVETGWVPLPVPAIYTGERLRPYREWLSADSLEATGSLGGSFWGTRIEEYYLTPWDLGYGHLVKFDHDFVGKEALEEKARDPRRKKVTLVWNKEDVLQKIFRPLFEGGTRGRFIDLPLVGYATWHYDKVVSQAGTWIGFSSFGAYSANEHAILTVGVVDREFAEPGTEVVVIWGEGGRGDEEDPEVPVEIRATVGPVPFSEAARRYRASVGARPVLG
- a CDS encoding VOC family protein, which produces MILRLAHVELRVTDLEFARRFYVEVLGFTEALRVEGGLYLRASEEFDLWSLRLTPASAPGLGHCAFRVSSPAFLEELEALHRSLGLPVHRVPAGQEPGQGEALRARTPEGFPVEFVHEMEEIPLYDARHRPHLPTRHLDHPPGSRPLRIDHIHLRTPDPEGHLSYWERTLGFRAFAYVTSGERIRSAFLRRRPATHDVALATGNSPGLHHVAYYVADWNDLAYFANRLSRCGMSERIELGPTRHNLSNAFCMYIRDPSGNRLELFTGDYQRDLDREPIRWEEEDYRLRGWNAWNTYMPASLVECTGIQGPWP
- the ribD gene encoding bifunctional diaminohydroxyphosphoribosylaminopyrimidine deaminase/5-amino-6-(5-phosphoribosylamino)uracil reductase RibD, producing the protein MLDDPYWMQRALALARLAQGRTSPNPLVGAVVVREGQEVGCGYHAAPGSPHAEAVALSTAGPLARGATLYVNLEPCNHHGRTPPCTEAILAAGIRRVVVAHEDPDPRVRGSGIARLRAAGVEVEVGVLEEEARRLNAAYLKHRTTGLPLVTVKWAMSLDGRIATRTGSSRWITGPQAREEAHRLRNIHDAVLVGIGTALRDDPALTCRIPGGRDPLRVVADSRLRLPPHARMLREGSSPVVVATTARAHPERAEALRRAGAEVWVCEEEVGRVSLRDLLKRLADRGVLSVLVEGGSTLHAAVLQAGLADRIVAFIAPVLIGGREAPGPVGGAGVAEIAQALRLRALTVRPVGPDLCVEAEVGGALPVQTAAVGRRGR
- a CDS encoding riboflavin synthase translates to MFTGIVEEVGRIADRAGNRLWIRAERVVGDLGVGSSIAVDGVCLTVVDLRPPAFAVDLSPATLHRTTLGLRQPGDPVNLERPLLATGRVGGHFVQGHVDGVGQVVGLRREGESAWMELTAPPEVARYLVPRGSVAVDGVSLTVADAGEEAFSVCLIPYTLRHTTLGERRPGDPVNLEADILAKYVEQLLRAWRERG
- the ribA gene encoding GTP cyclohydrolase II; amino-acid sequence: MSEPWISVEEAARRIGRGELVVVVDDEDRENEGDLVLAASHATPQAVNFMLREGRGLLCAPLTRERAQALHLPPMTAENTSKFGTAFTVSVSARRGVSTGVSAYDRATTLRALADPATRPEDLDRPGHVFPLVAREGGVLERQGHTEAAVELVRLAGLPPVAAICEILAPDGRMARLPELVDFCTRHGLGVLRVADLVRWRLERECVVEPVAETRIPAHGVTWKLVAFAHRYTDQTHLALVLGEVSGAEPVLVRLHSECTTGDVFGSWRCDCGAQLAASLERIAAAGSGVVVYLRQEGRGIGLVNKVRAYALQDLGHDTVEANLVLGFPPDARDHLVGAQILRRLGVRRVRLLTNNPAKVEAVQRGGIEVMERLPLVAGVRPENLPYLRAKQIRLGHLLDGVEELLGTNV